In a single window of the Verrucomicrobiia bacterium genome:
- a CDS encoding sulfatase: protein MTPRPALVLLALFALLPSPRSATAAEPPSRPNIVLIISDDQAWTDYGFMGHPVLRTPHLDRLAASGALFRRAYVPTALCRPSLASIVTGLFPHQHGITGNDPSPSLAPPGSPEYAGLRERLISKMDRHPTLPGLLGEVGYLSHQSGKWWEGSYRRGGFSHGMTRGFPEPGGRHGDDGLAIGRQGLQPIQDFIDHATREGRPFFVWYAPFLPHTPHNPPERFLARYRSAVPFLPIARYYAMCEWFDDTLGQLLELLDRRGLSDNTLVAYVGDNGWIQDPHGTGFAPRSKQSAHEGGIRQPILLRWPAAIRPQVRDDLVSSLDLMPTLLRAAGARVPEALPGLDLLPALRDDTPLPRDAIFGEGFAHDIADLDRPEVTLLYRWIIEGRWKLLLTHDGRLGRYAAVHPRTERGPQLFDLLTDPHEHTNLAEREPDRVARLAERIARWWPVSPTP from the coding sequence ATGACGCCCCGACCCGCGCTCGTCCTTCTGGCCCTCTTCGCCTTGCTCCCCTCCCCGCGATCTGCCACCGCGGCGGAACCGCCTTCGCGGCCCAACATTGTCCTCATCATCTCCGACGATCAGGCCTGGACCGACTACGGCTTCATGGGCCACCCCGTCCTGCGCACCCCCCACCTCGACCGCCTCGCCGCCAGCGGCGCCCTGTTCCGGCGTGCCTACGTCCCCACGGCCCTCTGCAGGCCATCCCTCGCCTCGATCGTCACCGGGCTCTTTCCCCATCAACATGGCATTACCGGCAATGATCCGTCGCCGTCGCTCGCCCCGCCCGGCTCCCCGGAATATGCCGGCCTCCGCGAACGGCTGATCTCGAAGATGGACCGCCACCCCACCCTCCCCGGCCTCCTGGGGGAGGTCGGTTACCTCAGCCATCAGTCCGGCAAGTGGTGGGAAGGATCCTACCGCCGCGGCGGCTTCAGCCACGGCATGACCCGCGGCTTCCCCGAGCCGGGCGGGCGCCACGGCGACGATGGCCTCGCCATCGGCCGCCAGGGACTACAGCCCATTCAGGACTTCATCGACCACGCGACCCGCGAAGGGCGCCCCTTTTTCGTCTGGTACGCGCCGTTCCTGCCGCACACGCCCCACAATCCTCCGGAACGATTCCTCGCCCGTTATCGCTCCGCCGTTCCCTTCCTGCCGATCGCCCGCTACTACGCCATGTGCGAGTGGTTCGATGACACCCTCGGACAGCTCCTCGAACTGCTCGACCGTCGCGGCCTGTCCGACAACACCCTGGTCGCCTACGTCGGCGATAACGGCTGGATCCAGGATCCGCATGGGACCGGGTTCGCCCCGCGCTCGAAACAGTCCGCCCACGAAGGCGGCATCCGGCAACCGATCCTTCTCCGCTGGCCCGCCGCGATCCGCCCCCAGGTGCGGGACGACCTGGTCTCCAGCCTCGACCTCATGCCCACCCTCCTTCGCGCCGCGGGCGCCCGCGTTCCTGAAGCCCTGCCCGGACTCGATCTCCTCCCGGCGTTGCGGGACGACACCCCCCTTCCCCGCGACGCCATCTTCGGCGAGGGCTTCGCCCACGACATTGCGGATCTGGACCGGCCCGAGGTCACCCTTCTCTACCGCTGGATCATCGAGGGCCGCTGGAAACTCCTCCTCACCCACGACGGTCGTCTCGGCCGCTACGCTGCGGTCCATCCCCGCACCGAACGCGGACCCCAGCTCTTCGACCTCCTCACCGATCCCCACGAACACACCAATCTCGCCGAACGGGAACCCGACCG